The Romeriopsis navalis LEGE 11480 genome includes a window with the following:
- a CDS encoding MotA/TolQ/ExbB proton channel family protein — protein sequence MSALFDLVVKGGPVMIPMVGLSVATLACGLERGLFWARLLLAENKIAQDVLTAAKYSLTDARTIARRSADLPIGRFLFAPLKLNRPTPETFRLALETSAEDEFAKMRKGDSVFESTIAISPLLGLLGTVTGLIRTFLNLNIGGGGASSGDLGKAASGIGEALVTTAAGVVVAIHALGIMRVFVTLQTQQQDYFTNLGGELELIYRQDWYEPAMEETARIAASGQKVTAVVTEQTTRSTPNHDVHGDGDFPISQGDIQPLPSV from the coding sequence ATGTCTGCATTATTTGATCTAGTAGTAAAGGGCGGCCCTGTGATGATCCCAATGGTGGGATTATCAGTTGCAACCTTAGCCTGTGGTTTGGAACGCGGTTTGTTTTGGGCACGGCTACTATTAGCGGAAAATAAGATTGCACAGGATGTGCTGACAGCAGCCAAGTATAGTCTCACAGACGCCAGAACAATTGCGCGGCGTTCGGCAGATCTACCAATCGGTCGCTTTTTGTTTGCCCCGCTGAAGTTGAATCGTCCTACTCCAGAAACATTTCGATTAGCCTTGGAAACATCAGCGGAAGATGAATTTGCCAAGATGCGTAAGGGGGACAGCGTTTTTGAATCAACGATCGCAATTTCTCCCCTCCTGGGTCTATTGGGGACCGTGACCGGTCTGATTCGGACGTTTTTGAATCTAAATATTGGCGGGGGGGGCGCAAGTTCTGGGGATCTTGGCAAAGCGGCCTCGGGTATTGGTGAAGCACTTGTCACCACAGCCGCAGGCGTGGTAGTTGCAATCCACGCGCTGGGCATTATGCGCGTGTTTGTGACCTTACAAACGCAGCAGCAGGACTACTTTACCAACCTCGGCGGTGAGCTGGAACTGATCTATCGTCAGGATTGGTACGAACCCGCGATGGAAGAAACCGCACGCATTGCGGCATCTGGTCAAAAGGTAACAGCTGTAGTCACCGAACAGACAACACGTTCAACCCCCAATCACGATGTCCATGGGGATGGTGATTTTCCCATTAGTCAGGGAGATATCCAACCGTTACCATCGGTTTAA